The following proteins are co-located in the Malus sylvestris chromosome 13, drMalSylv7.2, whole genome shotgun sequence genome:
- the LOC126597328 gene encoding uncharacterized protein LOC126597328 isoform X2, giving the protein MVKVRMNTADVAAEVKCLRRLIGMRCSNVYDLSPKTYMLKLMNSSGVTESGESEKVFLLIESGVRLHTTQYVRDKSNTPSGFTLKLRKHIRTRRLEDVRQLGYDRIVLFQFGLGENAYYVILELYAQGNVILADSDFMVMTLLRSHRDDDKGVAIMSRHRYPIEICRVFERTTAEKLQEALTLSKEPDNNEPVKDHEGGNNVPDAPKEKKGKSKGGKPAESSKSSGDTKAKQATLKNVLGDALGYGPALSEHIILDAGLIPNIKVSKENKLDDNAIQLLVEAVAKFEDWLHDVISGDKIPEGYILMQKNSGKSGPPSEPGSSVQIYDEFCPILLNQFKSREHVEFETFDASLDEFYSKIESQRAEQQQKAKESSATQKLNKIRVDQENRVHMLRKEVDQCVKMAELIEYNLDDVDAAIVAVRVALAKGTSWEDIARMVKEEKKYGNPVASLIDKLQLEKNCMTLLLSNNLDEMDDDEKTLPADKVEVDLALSAHANARRWYELKKKQESKQEKTVTAHEKAFKAAEKKTRLQLSQEKAVASISHMRKVHWFEKFNWFISSENYLIISGRDAQQNEMIVKRYMSKGDLYVHAELHGASSTVIKNHRPDQPVPPLTLNQAGCFTVCHSAAWDSKIVTSAWWVHPHQVSKTAPTGEYLTVGSFMIRGKKNFLPPHPLIMGFGLLFRLDESSLGSHLNERRVRGEEEGTNDVDENGPLEEVSDSESENETIEEKLAEEPKPAPDSSIHIDKPDLKDPSGNGLLTSYAEAKDSAEIPMKEKKTLSDADISVNGVSSVTPELEDLIDRALGLGSTAMSAKKYQIDTSPVDLVVEPNVEENKATGREKPHISRAERRKLKKGQTGSAHEEQADLQNEKLKQHESSVSQPEKEVHEKKPSGGKTSLSKQHNISVRQTENEVHDKKTSGKASRGQKGKLKKMKEKYADQDEEERRIRMALLASAGRVQKSGESQNENSALAEDKKLSPVDAPKICYKCKKVGHLSRDCPEHQDGTLHSHANEVEDDPPVGLDKSTSEVDKVTMEEDDIHEIGEEEKEKLNDVDYLTGNPLPSDILLYAVPVCGPYSSVQSYKYHVKIVPGSVKRGKAAKTAMNLFSHRPEATVREKELMKACTDPELVAAIIGNVKITSAGLTQLKQKQKKVKKSSSKAK; this is encoded by the exons ATGGTGAAGGTCCGGATGAACACCGCCGATGTCGCCGCCGAGGTCAAGTGCTTGCGGCGGCTTATCGGTATGCGCTGCTCCAACGTCTACGATCTCTCCCCCAAg ACGTATATGTTGAAGCTCATGAATAGCAGTGGAGTCACAGAGTCCGGCGAGAGCGAGAAGGTTTTTCTATTGATTGAGAGTGGCGTCAGATTGCATACGACTCAATACGTTCG GGATAAGAGTAATACTCCATCTGGGTTTACCTTAAAATTGAGGAAGCACATACGAACACGAAGGCTCGAGGATGTACGGCAGCTTGGATATGATAGG ATTGTTCTCTTTCAATTTGGGCTCGGTGAAAATGCGTACTATGTTATATTGGAGCTTTATGCCCAGGGAAATGTTATTCTCGCAGATTCGGATTTTATGGTCATGACCCTTCTTCGCTCCCATAG GGATGACGATAAAGGGGTTGCAATCATGTCACGTCATCGTTATCCAATTGAAATATGTCGAGTTTTTGAGCGAACAACTGCTGAAAAGTTACAGGAAGCTCTTACCTTGTCCAAGGAACCAGATAACAATGAACCCGTTAAGGATCATGAAGGTGGAAATAATGTGCCTGATgcaccaaaagagaaaaagggtAAAAGTAAAGGTGGGAAGCCTGCTGAGTCAAGTAAAAGTAGCGGTGATACTAAAGCAAAACAGGCCACCTTGAAGAATGTTCTTGGGGATGCGTTGGGCTATGGACCTGCGCTATCTGAGCATATTATATTAGATGCTGGCCTCATTCCAAATATAAAAGTTTCTAAAGAGAACAAGTTAGACGATAATGCAATTCAGCTTTTGGTTGAAGCTGTTGCGAAGTTTGAGGATTGGCTGCATGATGTCATTTCAGGTGATAAAATTCCTGAAGGGTACATTTTAATGCAGAAGAATTCAGGGAAAAGTGGTCCCCCATCTGAACCAGGAAGTTCTGTCCAG ATATATGATGAATTCTGCCCCATATTATTGAACCAATTCAAATCGAGGGAGCATGTGGAGTTCGAAACATTTGATGCTTCTTTGGATGAGTTCTATAGCAAAATTGAGAGTCAAAGGGCAGAGCAACAGCAAAAGGCGAAAGAGAGCTCTGCCACCCAGAAGCTTAATAAAATACGTGTTGATCAG GAAAATCGTGTTCACATGCTAAGGAAAGAAGTTGATCAGTGTGTTAAAATGGCGGAATTGATAGAATATAATTTAGATGATGTGGATGCTGCTATAGTAGCTGTTCGTGTAGCTTTAGCAAAGGGCACAAGTTGGGAGGATATTGCTAGAATGGTgaaggaggagaagaaatatGGAAACCCTGTTGCTAGCCTCATTGACAAGCTTCAGCTTGAAAAGAATTGCATGACATTGCTGCTGAGCAACAATCTTGATGAAATGGATGATGATGAGAAGACTCTCCCTGcagataag GTGGAAGTTGATTTAGCACTTTCAGCACATGCCAATGCTCGGCGGTGGTATGAACTAAAGAAAAAACAGGAGAGCAAACAGGAGAAGACTGTAACAGCACATGAAAAAGCATTTAAGGCGGCGGAGAAAAAGACTCGTCTGCAGCTGTCACAG GAAAAAGCTGTTGCTAGCATTTCACATATGCGCAAGGTTCACTGGTTTGAGAAATTTAACTGGTTCATCAGCAGTGAGAACTATTTGATTATCAGTGGACGTGATGCTCAACAAAATGAGATGATAGTCAAGCGCTATATGTCAAAAGGAGATCT gtatGTTCATGCAGAGTTGCATGGGGCTTCCAGCACCGTGATAAAGAACCACAGGCCTGACCAACCAGTGCCTCCACTTACATTAAACCAAGCAGGATGCTTCACA GTTTGCCACAGCGCAGCATGGGATTCAAAGATTGTCACTAGTGCGTGGTGGGTTCATCCTCACCAGGTCAGTAAAACTGCTCCTACTGGGGAGTATCTGACAGTTGGAAGTTTTATGATTCGTGGGAAGAAGAATTTTCTTCCTCCACACCCTCTAATTATGGGCTTTGGGTTGTTATTTCGCTTGGATGAGAGCTCATTGGGCTCCCATCTGAATGAGAGGAGGGTAAGAGGTGAGGAGGAAGGGACGAATGATGTTGATGAAAATGGACCTCTAGAAGAGGTATCTGATTCTGAGTCAGAGAATGAAACCATAGAGGAAAAACTTGCAGAAGAACCAAAACCTGCTCCTGATTCATCTATACATATTGATAAACCAGATCTGAAAGACCCATCTGGGAATGGCTTACTTACAAGCTATGCTGAAGCAAAAGACTCGGCTGAAATTCccatgaaagaaaagaagaccTTGAGTGATGCTGATATTTCTGTAAATGGTGTTTCATCTGTCACCCCAGAACTTGAGGATCTCATTGATAGAGCTCTTGGGCTTGGATCTACAGCTATGTCTgctaaaaaatatcaaattgacACTTCTCCGGTTGATTTGGTAGTGGAACCTAATGTTGAGGAGAATAAGGCTACAGGAAGAGAGAAACCTCATATTTCAAGAGCTGAAAGAAGAAAGCTCAAGAAAGGCCAGACTGGTAGTGCTCATGAAGAACAAGCTGATCTgcaaaacgaaaaattgaaacaacatgAGAGTTCAGTCAGTCAGCCTGAAAAGGAAGTTCATGAGAAGAAGCCTAGTGGTGGAAAAACCAGCCTATCAAAACAACACAATATTTCTGTCAGACAGACCGAAAATGAAGTTCATGATAAGAAGACAAGTGGAAAAGCCAGCCGTGGACAGAAGGGTAAACTCAAGAAGATGAAAGAGAAGTATGCTGACCAGgatgaggaagaaagaaggaTCCGTATGGCTTTGCTAGCT TCTGCTGGAAGAGTACAGAAGAGTGGAGAGTCCCAAAATGAAAATTCAGCTCTGGCTGAAGATAAGAAACTGA GTCCTGTTGATGCTCCaaaaatatgttataaatgtAAAAAGGTAGGTCATCTGTCCCGGGATTGTCCAGAACATCAAGATGGTACGTTACATAGTCATGCAAATGAAGTTGAAGATGACCCTCCTGTGGGTTTGGATAAATCTACTTCTGAAGTTGACAAGGTGACAATGGAGGAGGATGATATTCATGAGATAGGTGAAGAGGAGAAGGAGAAATTAAACGATGTCGATTACTTGACGGGCAATCCACTGCCCAGTGATATTCTCTTATATGCGGTGCCTGTCTGTGGTCCTTATAGCTCCGTCCAGTCTTATAAATATCATGTGAAGATAGTTCCAGGCTCTGTGAAGAGGGGGAAAG CTGCGAAAACTGCCATGAATTTGTTTAGCCACAGGCCGGAAGCAACggttagagagaaagagttgaTGAAGGCATGTACTGATCCTGAGCTGGTTGCTGCAATTATCGGCAATGTGAAGATAACATCTGCAGGCCTCACTCAGttgaagcagaagcagaagaaAGTCAAGAAGAGCAGCAGCAAAGCTAAGTAG
- the LOC126597328 gene encoding uncharacterized protein LOC126597328 isoform X1: MVKVRMNTADVAAEVKCLRRLIGMRCSNVYDLSPKTYMLKLMNSSGVTESGESEKVFLLIESGVRLHTTQYVRDKSNTPSGFTLKLRKHIRTRRLEDVRQLGYDRIVLFQFGLGENAYYVILELYAQGNVILADSDFMVMTLLRSHRDDDKGVAIMSRHRYPIEICRVFERTTAEKLQEALTLSKEPDNNEPVKDHEGGNNVPDAPKEKKGKSKGGKPAESSKSSGDTKAKQATLKNVLGDALGYGPALSEHIILDAGLIPNIKVSKENKLDDNAIQLLVEAVAKFEDWLHDVISGDKIPEGYILMQKNSGKSGPPSEPGSSVQIYDEFCPILLNQFKSREHVEFETFDASLDEFYSKIESQRAEQQQKAKESSATQKLNKIRVDQENRVHMLRKEVDQCVKMAELIEYNLDDVDAAIVAVRVALAKGTSWEDIARMVKEEKKYGNPVASLIDKLQLEKNCMTLLLSNNLDEMDDDEKTLPADKVEVDLALSAHANARRWYELKKKQESKQEKTVTAHEKAFKAAEKKTRLQLSQEKAVASISHMRKVHWFEKFNWFISSENYLIISGRDAQQNEMIVKRYMSKGDLYVHAELHGASSTVIKNHRPDQPVPPLTLNQAGCFTVCHSAAWDSKIVTSAWWVHPHQVSKTAPTGEYLTVGSFMIRGKKNFLPPHPLIMGFGLLFRLDESSLGSHLNERRVRGEEEGTNDVDENGPLEEVSDSESENETIEEKLAEEPKPAPDSSIHIDKPDLKDPSGNGLLTSYAEAKDSAEIPMKEKKTLSDADISVNGVSSVTPELEDLIDRALGLGSTAMSAKKYQIDTSPVDLVVEPNVEENKATGREKPHISRAERRKLKKGQTGSAHEEQADLQNEKLKQHESSVSQPEKEVHEKKPSGGKTSLSKQHNISVRQTENEVHDKKTSGKASRGQKGKLKKMKEKYADQDEEERRIRMALLASAGRVQKSGESQNENSALAEDKKLTGPVDAPKICYKCKKVGHLSRDCPEHQDGTLHSHANEVEDDPPVGLDKSTSEVDKVTMEEDDIHEIGEEEKEKLNDVDYLTGNPLPSDILLYAVPVCGPYSSVQSYKYHVKIVPGSVKRGKAAKTAMNLFSHRPEATVREKELMKACTDPELVAAIIGNVKITSAGLTQLKQKQKKVKKSSSKAK, from the exons ATGGTGAAGGTCCGGATGAACACCGCCGATGTCGCCGCCGAGGTCAAGTGCTTGCGGCGGCTTATCGGTATGCGCTGCTCCAACGTCTACGATCTCTCCCCCAAg ACGTATATGTTGAAGCTCATGAATAGCAGTGGAGTCACAGAGTCCGGCGAGAGCGAGAAGGTTTTTCTATTGATTGAGAGTGGCGTCAGATTGCATACGACTCAATACGTTCG GGATAAGAGTAATACTCCATCTGGGTTTACCTTAAAATTGAGGAAGCACATACGAACACGAAGGCTCGAGGATGTACGGCAGCTTGGATATGATAGG ATTGTTCTCTTTCAATTTGGGCTCGGTGAAAATGCGTACTATGTTATATTGGAGCTTTATGCCCAGGGAAATGTTATTCTCGCAGATTCGGATTTTATGGTCATGACCCTTCTTCGCTCCCATAG GGATGACGATAAAGGGGTTGCAATCATGTCACGTCATCGTTATCCAATTGAAATATGTCGAGTTTTTGAGCGAACAACTGCTGAAAAGTTACAGGAAGCTCTTACCTTGTCCAAGGAACCAGATAACAATGAACCCGTTAAGGATCATGAAGGTGGAAATAATGTGCCTGATgcaccaaaagagaaaaagggtAAAAGTAAAGGTGGGAAGCCTGCTGAGTCAAGTAAAAGTAGCGGTGATACTAAAGCAAAACAGGCCACCTTGAAGAATGTTCTTGGGGATGCGTTGGGCTATGGACCTGCGCTATCTGAGCATATTATATTAGATGCTGGCCTCATTCCAAATATAAAAGTTTCTAAAGAGAACAAGTTAGACGATAATGCAATTCAGCTTTTGGTTGAAGCTGTTGCGAAGTTTGAGGATTGGCTGCATGATGTCATTTCAGGTGATAAAATTCCTGAAGGGTACATTTTAATGCAGAAGAATTCAGGGAAAAGTGGTCCCCCATCTGAACCAGGAAGTTCTGTCCAG ATATATGATGAATTCTGCCCCATATTATTGAACCAATTCAAATCGAGGGAGCATGTGGAGTTCGAAACATTTGATGCTTCTTTGGATGAGTTCTATAGCAAAATTGAGAGTCAAAGGGCAGAGCAACAGCAAAAGGCGAAAGAGAGCTCTGCCACCCAGAAGCTTAATAAAATACGTGTTGATCAG GAAAATCGTGTTCACATGCTAAGGAAAGAAGTTGATCAGTGTGTTAAAATGGCGGAATTGATAGAATATAATTTAGATGATGTGGATGCTGCTATAGTAGCTGTTCGTGTAGCTTTAGCAAAGGGCACAAGTTGGGAGGATATTGCTAGAATGGTgaaggaggagaagaaatatGGAAACCCTGTTGCTAGCCTCATTGACAAGCTTCAGCTTGAAAAGAATTGCATGACATTGCTGCTGAGCAACAATCTTGATGAAATGGATGATGATGAGAAGACTCTCCCTGcagataag GTGGAAGTTGATTTAGCACTTTCAGCACATGCCAATGCTCGGCGGTGGTATGAACTAAAGAAAAAACAGGAGAGCAAACAGGAGAAGACTGTAACAGCACATGAAAAAGCATTTAAGGCGGCGGAGAAAAAGACTCGTCTGCAGCTGTCACAG GAAAAAGCTGTTGCTAGCATTTCACATATGCGCAAGGTTCACTGGTTTGAGAAATTTAACTGGTTCATCAGCAGTGAGAACTATTTGATTATCAGTGGACGTGATGCTCAACAAAATGAGATGATAGTCAAGCGCTATATGTCAAAAGGAGATCT gtatGTTCATGCAGAGTTGCATGGGGCTTCCAGCACCGTGATAAAGAACCACAGGCCTGACCAACCAGTGCCTCCACTTACATTAAACCAAGCAGGATGCTTCACA GTTTGCCACAGCGCAGCATGGGATTCAAAGATTGTCACTAGTGCGTGGTGGGTTCATCCTCACCAGGTCAGTAAAACTGCTCCTACTGGGGAGTATCTGACAGTTGGAAGTTTTATGATTCGTGGGAAGAAGAATTTTCTTCCTCCACACCCTCTAATTATGGGCTTTGGGTTGTTATTTCGCTTGGATGAGAGCTCATTGGGCTCCCATCTGAATGAGAGGAGGGTAAGAGGTGAGGAGGAAGGGACGAATGATGTTGATGAAAATGGACCTCTAGAAGAGGTATCTGATTCTGAGTCAGAGAATGAAACCATAGAGGAAAAACTTGCAGAAGAACCAAAACCTGCTCCTGATTCATCTATACATATTGATAAACCAGATCTGAAAGACCCATCTGGGAATGGCTTACTTACAAGCTATGCTGAAGCAAAAGACTCGGCTGAAATTCccatgaaagaaaagaagaccTTGAGTGATGCTGATATTTCTGTAAATGGTGTTTCATCTGTCACCCCAGAACTTGAGGATCTCATTGATAGAGCTCTTGGGCTTGGATCTACAGCTATGTCTgctaaaaaatatcaaattgacACTTCTCCGGTTGATTTGGTAGTGGAACCTAATGTTGAGGAGAATAAGGCTACAGGAAGAGAGAAACCTCATATTTCAAGAGCTGAAAGAAGAAAGCTCAAGAAAGGCCAGACTGGTAGTGCTCATGAAGAACAAGCTGATCTgcaaaacgaaaaattgaaacaacatgAGAGTTCAGTCAGTCAGCCTGAAAAGGAAGTTCATGAGAAGAAGCCTAGTGGTGGAAAAACCAGCCTATCAAAACAACACAATATTTCTGTCAGACAGACCGAAAATGAAGTTCATGATAAGAAGACAAGTGGAAAAGCCAGCCGTGGACAGAAGGGTAAACTCAAGAAGATGAAAGAGAAGTATGCTGACCAGgatgaggaagaaagaaggaTCCGTATGGCTTTGCTAGCT TCTGCTGGAAGAGTACAGAAGAGTGGAGAGTCCCAAAATGAAAATTCAGCTCTGGCTGAAGATAAGAAACTGA CAGGTCCTGTTGATGCTCCaaaaatatgttataaatgtAAAAAGGTAGGTCATCTGTCCCGGGATTGTCCAGAACATCAAGATGGTACGTTACATAGTCATGCAAATGAAGTTGAAGATGACCCTCCTGTGGGTTTGGATAAATCTACTTCTGAAGTTGACAAGGTGACAATGGAGGAGGATGATATTCATGAGATAGGTGAAGAGGAGAAGGAGAAATTAAACGATGTCGATTACTTGACGGGCAATCCACTGCCCAGTGATATTCTCTTATATGCGGTGCCTGTCTGTGGTCCTTATAGCTCCGTCCAGTCTTATAAATATCATGTGAAGATAGTTCCAGGCTCTGTGAAGAGGGGGAAAG CTGCGAAAACTGCCATGAATTTGTTTAGCCACAGGCCGGAAGCAACggttagagagaaagagttgaTGAAGGCATGTACTGATCCTGAGCTGGTTGCTGCAATTATCGGCAATGTGAAGATAACATCTGCAGGCCTCACTCAGttgaagcagaagcagaagaaAGTCAAGAAGAGCAGCAGCAAAGCTAAGTAG